GATGGACGGGTAGCCGCCGTCGACGGATACGAACAGGGCCATCAGGGCCAGGCCGAGCGCGCCCAGGGCGACGCCGGCGGTCATGGTGGAGCGGGCGCCGATCCTGGCGGCCAGCTTCGGGGCCAGGCCCGAGGTCACCATCATCATGACGGCCATCGGCATCATCGCCACCGTCGACAGCAGCCCGGACCAGCCGAGTACGGCCTGGAAGAACGGGAAGAGAACGACGGCGATACCGGCCTGGACGCCGAAGACGACCAGCAGGGTGATGGAGCCGGAGGCCAGGCCCCGCTCGCGGAAGAGGCGGACGTCCAGCAGAGCCGCCTCGCGGCGGTGCAGCTCCCAGGCCACGAAGGTGATCGCGGCCACGACACCGACGGCCAGGCTGATCAGGGTGATGGGGGCGGTCCAGCCGCGTTCGGGGCCTTCCTGCAGGACGAAGATGAGGCCGATCACGGCGATGACGGAGACCAGTGCGCCGATGGTGTCGAAGGAGTGGGCGGAGCGTTCGCGGGAGTCGGGCACTGATCTCAGCGTCATGGCCAGCGCGACGACGATCAGCGCCACGGGCAGCACGAACAGCCAGCGCCAGTCGGCGACGTCGACCAGCAGGGCGGACAGGAACATGCCCAGGATGCCGCCGCCTCCGGCGACGCCGGTCCACACGCCGATCGCCTTGCCTCGTTCGTTCTCGGGAAAGGTGGAAGTGATGACGGCCAGCGTGATCGGCATGATCATCGCGGCGCTGACGCCGGCGGCCAGGCGGGCGCCGATCATCACCGCGGCCGACGGGGCGAGCCCCGCGGCGGCGCTGGCGGCACCGAAGACGATCAGCCCGGTGATCAGCATGGGCTTGCGGCCCAGCCGGTCGCCGATCGCGCCGAGCGGCAGCAGCAGTGCGGC
The nucleotide sequence above comes from Nonomuraea gerenzanensis. Encoded proteins:
- a CDS encoding MFS transporter, with translation MSINQPPRTAAKPASNGSTPDARQLRAILIAVSIALMAVIASVSGLSVAQTHLAVEFSASQTTVLWMINIYTLALAALLLPLGAIGDRLGRKPMLITGLIVFGAASAAAGLAPSAAVMIGARLAAGVSAAMIMPITLAVITSTFPENERGKAIGVWTGVAGGGGILGMFLSALLVDVADWRWLFVLPVALIVVALAMTLRSVPDSRERSAHSFDTIGALVSVIAVIGLIFVLQEGPERGWTAPITLISLAVGVVAAITFVAWELHRREAALLDVRLFRERGLASGSITLLVVFGVQAGIAVVLFPFFQAVLGWSGLLSTVAMMPMAVMMMVTSGLAPKLAARIGARSTMTAGVALGALGLALMALFVSVDGGYPSILAGMLAMGIGMGLSMTPSTEAITGSLPRAEQGVASALNDVTRELGTALGVATLGALLADGYRSAIDGRLDGIPAGAAQTARAGIANAIEAAPGTGGHAQDLIDAAQQSFVDGWQQAMWIGAGVMAALLLYVALRGPKHTAPLHPDAEDVAVR